The proteins below come from a single Chrysoperla carnea chromosome 1, inChrCarn1.1, whole genome shotgun sequence genomic window:
- the LOC123296431 gene encoding tyrosine recombinase XerC-like — MTTINRTPVREKAKSFLKDLKKEQPDYNYLRELFRHIRKELGVKVDNNAAKKLPYVPTEEEIDSCQIIINQGKGNKDRIVPFPNAFTEVLAVHIENVKKNKTIYQFESTWKKPYSDRGIRKILMNYTKEAGIENSISPHKLRHFLFTWMKKKGVDDALIQPYSGHESRQSLEIYSKLSLVDCQPEYEKKIKEFPV, encoded by the exons ATGACAACAATAAACCGTACTCCAGTAAGAGAAAAAGCTAAATCTTTTTTGAAGGATCTGAAAAAAGAACAACCAGATTATAATTACTTAAGAGAATTATTTAGGCATATCCGTAAAGAATTGGGGGTAAAAGTAGACAATAATGCTGCAAAAAAATTACCCTATGTGCCAACAGAAGAAGAGATTG atagttgtcaaattataattaaccaAGGAAAGGGTAATAAAGATAGAATAGTTCCGTTTCCTAATGCATTTACAGAAGTATTGGCTGTACACATAGAAAATGTGAAGAAAAATAAGACAATTTACCAATTTGAATCTACTTGGAAGAAACCATATTCTGATCGaggtattagaaaaatattaatgaattatacAAAAGAAGCAGGTATTGAGAACTCAATATCACCACATAAATTACGACATTTTCTTTTTACATGGATGAAGAAAAAAGGTGTAGATGATGCATTGATTCAACCTTATTCAGGACATGAGAGTCGTCAATCGCttgaaatatattcaaaattatcacTCGTAGACTGCCAACCAGAGtatgaaaaaaagataaaagagTTCCCTGTTTAA
- the LOC123296424 gene encoding putative ankyrin repeat protein RF_0381 encodes MKANISIRNYDNETPIYLAVMKQNPKIIQLFLTVVKNSRILLDGSNNNGKNLLDLVFKNQNSEIISQFIRFQDQEGKSILSAAVLIDNQSAINLLVQHKADINIQDKDGNTALHLALKKMDTAVIELLLSFVDDVNRDGNTPLHLAMHSSNTQVIKYLIDHDTNLDIKNKAGDAAVHLAVKKHDSDILAFLQAKNANFNLQDKDGNTALHLALKKMDTAVIELLLSFVDDVSMLLIANQKGDTILKAALMSKDNKIISLFVNFHDNMGSTTLHLAVKHNKQDIIDLLIANKVDINIQDGDGNTPLHLAAQIKNIQIFQSLLDNNANLNLKNNDNKTAFDVAKEYGMDLINFQLPIPLPYKDHNIEDIAIRNQDLENSYNHHKHRHHHGERNEKAEHHIGKKHTGDNQRGRRDIEDALHIKYEKQYDKLVSRDDIGGYTDIRLDAIVQVRDAIGIKHTIEQDTRKFIGSKTSPVVNSVHNKLLVDWQGNLLLGYLLFGKKCSGAKCEITKDVANEPKDLEYAHRLAYSSYAPVIGQNAEDIDPFGGTNLHLPDGEALACHVHDDALAS; translated from the exons atgAAGGCTAATATAAGCATTAGGAATTATGATAATGAGACACCTATATATTTAGCCGTGATGAAACAAAATCCAAAGATTATACAATTATTCTTAACGGTGgtaaaaaatagtagaatattaTTAGATGGCTCGAATAATAACGGTAAGAATTTATTAGATTTAGTGTTTAAGAATCAAAATAGTGAAATAATATCTCAATTCATTCGTTTTCAAGATCAAGAAGGAAAGAGTATATTATCTGCAGCTGTTTTAATTGATAATCAATCTGCAATAAATCTGTTAGTTCAGCATAAAGCAGATATAAATATACAAGATAAAGATGGTAATACAGCTTTGCATTTAGCATTGAAGAAAATGGATACGGCAGTAATAGAGTTACTATTAAGTTTCGTAGATGATGTTA atAGAGATGGTAATACACCTCTACATTTAGCAATGCATTCAAGCAATACTCAAGTTATAAAGTATTTGATAGACCATGATACGAATCTTGATATCAAGAACAAGGCTGGTGATGCAGCTGTGCATTTGGCAGTAAAAAAACATGATAGTGATATTCTTGCATTTCTTCAAGCAAAGAAtgcaaatttcaatttacaagaTAAAGATGGTAATACAGCTTTGCATTTAGCATTGAAGAAAATGGATACGGCAGTAATAGAGTTACTATTAAGTTTCGTAGATGATGTTAGTATGTTGCTAATAGCAAACCAGAAAGGCGATACAATACTCAAAGCGGCCTTAATGAGCaaggataataaaataatttcactttttgtcaatTTTCATGACAATATGGGTAGTACTACGTTACATTTAGcagttaaacataataaacaaGATATAATCGATTTATTAATCGCAAATAAAGTTGATATAAATATACAGGATGGAGATGGTAATACACCTCTACATTTAGCAGCACAAATAAAGAATATCCAGATATTTCAATCACTGCTAGACAACAATGCTAATTTAAATCTGAAGAATAACGATAATAAGACAGCCTTTGATGTAGCAAAGGAATATGGTATGgatctaataaattttcaactgccaATACCATTGCCATATAAAGATCATAATATAGAAGACATCGCTATCAGGAATCAAGATTTAGAGAATAGTTATAATCATCACAAACATCGCCATCATCATGGAGAGAGGAATGAGAAAGCTGAACACCACATTGGCAAGAAGCATACTGGAGATAATCAAAGAGGTCGAAGGGATATAGAAGATGCATTACATATCAAGTATGAGAAACAGTACGATAAGTTAGTTTCTAGAGATGATATTGGTGGGTATACTGATATTAGACTGGATGCTATAGTTCAAGTGCGTGATGCGATTGGTATAAAACATACAATAGAACAAGATACAAGAAAATTTATAGGTAGTAAAACATCTCCTGTTGTTAACAGTGTTCACAATAAATTGTTAGTAGATTGGCAAGGAAATTTATTATTGGGGTACTTATTATTTGGTAAGAAATGCAGTGGTGCAAAATGTGAGATAACCAAAGATGTCGCTAACGAACCCAAGGATTTGGAATATGCTCATAGACTTGCATATAGTAGTTATGCCCCAGTGATTGGACAAAATGCAGAGGATATAGA TCCCTTTGGAGGTACAAACCTCCATCTTCCAGATGGAGAAGCTTTAGCTTGCCATGTGCACGATGATGCGTTAGCATCATAA
- the LOC123296414 gene encoding propionyl-CoA carboxylase beta chain-like: MAESSTGLSIDLQGQKDILGLWISENEGAKFWLSNFTEMKNRGMQDMLIACSDNLTGMSEAIGAFFPKTEHQLCIVHQIRNSLRYVSYKDRKELAGDLKPIYTASTEEEAHLTLESFEAKWNKQYPQIAKSWYANWDNLIIFLGYPEEIRKIIYTTNAVESVNSQLRKIDQFEYCNAVSLPFRDGVVTGHGTINGRLVFIYSQDFTVLGGSLGEYHAKKICDILDQAIATGAPVIGINDSGGARIQEGVDALAGYGELFQRNVLASGVIPQITLIMGPCAGGAVYSPALTDFIFMVKNSSYMFVTGPDVVKTVTGEEVSQEKLGGARMHTTKSGVADLAFNNDIEVLLEIRRFFNFLPSSNRSPLPIRPTVDPADRVDMSLSTLIPNTPNKPYDMKELVERIVDEGEFFELQPDFAKNIIIGFGYMEGYPVGFVANQPLHLAGCLDINASRKAARFIRFCDAFNIPIVSLVDVPGFLPGTSQEHDGIIKHGAKLLYAYAEATVPKITVITRKAYGGAYIVMNSKHLRGDINYAWFNSEIAVMGAEGTAEIIFRQECKDLEAKKQKIDEYKKVVTSTFVAASRGYLDDIIRPQNTRWRICKALNFLRTKKVELPWKKHDNLPL; encoded by the exons ATGGCAGAGTCGTCCACTGGACTCA GTATTGATTTACAAGGACAGAAAGATATTTTAGGATTATGGATCAGTGAAAATGAAGGTGCTAAATTTTGGCTTAGTAATTTTACTGAGATGAAAAACAGGGGTATGCAAGATATGTTAATTGCCTGCAGCGATAACTTGACTGGTATGTCTGAAGCTATAGGAGCATTTTTTCCAAAGACGGAGCATCAATTATGTATTGTACATCAAATCAGAAATAGTTTAAGATATGTATCTTATAAGGACCGTAAAGAACTTGCAGGTGAtttaaaacctatttatactgcTAGTACTGAAGAAGAAGCACATCTTACTTTGGAAAGTTTTGAAGCAAAATGGAATAAACAATATCCTCAAATTGCTAAGTCCTGGTATGCCAATTgggataatttaataattttcttaggcTATCCTGAAGaaataaggaaaataatttatacaactaATGCTGTGGAATCTGTCAATAGTCAGTTACGTAAG ATTGATCAATTTGAGTATTGTAATGCAGTAAGTTTACCATTCCGTGATGGTGTTGTAACTGGTCATGGCACAATAAATGGtagattagtttttatttatagccaAGATTTTACAGTGCTTGGCGGTTCACTTGGTGAGTATCATGCTAAAAAGATCTGCGATATTCTAGATCAAGCTATAGCAACTGGTGCTCCCGTAATCGGCATTAATGATTCAGGTGGTGCAAGAATTCAAGAGGGTGTGGATGCTCTTGCTGGATATGGTGAGCTATTCCAGCGTAATGTTTTAGCATCAGGTGTTATTCCTCAGATTACCTTAATTATGGGTCCTTGTGCGGGCGGTGCTGTTTATTCGCCTGCTTTAAccgattttatatttatggttaaaaatagtTCCTATATGTTTGTAACCGGTCCTGATGTAGTAAAAACCGTTACTGGTGAGGAAGTAAGCCAAGAGAAGCTCGGCGGTGCACGTATGCACACTACCAAAAGCGGTGTGGCTGATCTTGCATTTAATAATGACATAGAAGTATTACTAGAAATTCGTAGGTTCTTTAATTTTCTGCCATCATCTAACCGTAGTCCTCTTCCTATTCGTCCTACTGTTGACCCTGCTGATAGGGTTGATATGTCTCTAAGTACTCTAATCCCTAATACTCCCAATAAACCTTATGATATGAAGGAGCTTGTCGAACGTATTGTAGATGAAGGAGAGTTTTTTGAATTACAACCGGATTTTGCTAAGAATATCATAATTGGTTTTGGCTATATGGAAGGTTATCCGGTAGGATTTGTTGCAAATCAACCATTGCATTTAGCGGGATGTTTAGATATTAATGCTTCAAGAAAAGCAGCAAGATTCATTAGATTTTGTGATGCTTTCAATATTCCTATAGTAAGTCTTGTTGACGTACCGGGATTCTTGCCAGGTACTTCTCAAGAGCATGATGGTATTATTAAGCATGGTGCTAAACTTTTATATGCTTATGCTGAAGCAACAGTGCCGAAAATTACCGTGATTACTCGTAAAGCTTACGGCGGAGCTTATATAGTGATGAACTCTAAGCATCTTAGAGGTGACATAAATTATGCTTGGTTTAATTCCGAAATTGCAGTGATGGGGGCAGAGGGAACAGCTGAAATAATATTTAGGCAAGAATGCAAAGATCTGGAggctaaaaaacaaaaaatcgatgaatataaaaaagtagTGACATCGACTTTTGTTGCAGCATCTAGAGGCTATTTAGATGATATAATAAGACCACAAAATACAAGATGGCGAATATGTAAAGCCCTGAATTTCTTACGTACTAAAAAGGTGGAATTGCCTTGGAAGAAGCATGATAATTTGCCGTTATAG
- the LOC123296440 gene encoding DNA polymerase III subunit alpha — translation MPAICLTDKENLFGSLEFALYAIKKGLQPIHGVILNIQYEANVFAEILLIAKDETGYKNLLKLSSITFTTNDRKICNHITFEDLKEYQEGLIALCCYTEGIIGKCLLANKEEQAEMFARNLQEIFGDCFYFEIMRHDLPEEQHIEDNYIKIASKLNIPLVATNKVLFSKKSMHDAHDVLLCISAGVTKEYPDHRISIPDFDIDFCQERREEVINYVRSKYGNNRVGQIITFGKMQAKAVIKDVARVLSLPYKFADYLTELVPFSAINPVTLEQAIREVPELANAAKGNGLYNLEGELELIKLVLDTSLILEGLHRHSSTHAAGIVIAGTDLVDIVPIYKDANSDILVVGYSMKYCELAGLIKFDFLGLQTLTVITDCKKLLKEQNIEIDFNDMTFDDEKTYQMLCKGKGVGVFEFESVGMKDALRRLKPDSIHDLTALGALYRPGPMENIPTYIACKHKLQQPDYLHKLLKPILEETYGVVIYQEQVQRIAQVLAGYTLGAADLLRRAMGKKIKSEMEQQEEIFVKGAIANNISKAQAKSIFATVAKFAGYGFNKAHPAAYGVISYQTAYLKANYPAEFVVACLNLELNNRDKINLFLQEAKDNNIKIIAPNINISDGYFSVKSVIPRLDLGIHGDQLKDTAVKPRYDIDSSIIFALGAIKGVTPNFGKLVTDERNARGAFKSIVDFIERLPPKAINSKLLENLIKAGCFDELHDNRLQLF, via the exons ATGCCTGCTATTTGCTTAACAGATAAAGAGAATTTATTTGGATCGCTAGAGTTTGCTTTATATGCAATAAAGAAAGGTTTGCAGCCTATTCATGgggttattttaaatatacaatatgaAGCAAACGTTTTTGCAGAAATATTATTGATAGCTAAAGATGAAACTggctataaaaatttgcttaaacTATCCAGTATCACCTTTACTACAAATGATCGTAAAATATGCAACCATATTACTTTTGAGGATTTAAAAGAATATCAAGAGGGATTAATAGCATTATGTTGTTACACTGAgggtattatagggaaatgctTGCTTGCTAATAAAGAAGAACAAGCTGAAATGTTTGCACGAAACTTGCAAGAAATTTTTGGAGATTGTTTTTACTTTGAAATCATGCGACACGATCTACCGGAAGAGCAGCATATTGaagataattatattaaaatagcatcaaaattaaatattccgCTTGTTGCTACCAATAAAGTACTATTCAGCAAAAAAAGCATGCATGATGCACATGatgtattattatgtatttctgCCGGTGTTACTAAAGAATATCCTGATC ATCGTATTTCAATACCtgactttgatattgatttttgtCAGGAAAGACGAGAAGAAGTTATTAATTATGTACGTTCTAAATATGGTAATAATAGAGTAGGACAAATTATAACTTTCGGTAAAATGCAGGCAAAGGCTGTAATTAAGGATGTTGCACGAGTACTAAGCTTACCATATAAATTTGCAGATTATCTAACTGAATTAGTGCCGTTTAGTGCAATAAACCCCGTTACGCTTGAGCAGGCAATACGAGAAGTGCCGGAACTTGCAAATGCTGCTAAAGGTAACGGATTATATAATTTAGAGGGTGAGCTAGAATTAATTAAGCTAGTACTTGATACCTCATTAATTCTTGAAGGGCTGCATCGCCACTCCTCAACGCATGCAGCAGGAATCGTAATAGCTGGCACTGATTTAGTTGATATAGTACCTATCTATAAAGATGCTAACTCCGATATATTGGTAGTCGGCTACTCCATGAAATATTGCGAGCTTGCTGGTTTAATTAAGTTCGACTTTCTTGGGCTGCAAACTTTAACTGTTATTACCGATTGTAAGAAATTGTTAAAAGAGCAAAATATAGAAATAGATTTTAACGATATGACATTTGATGATGAAAAAACTTATCAAATGTTATGTAAAGGTAAAGGAGTCGGCGTATTCGAGTTTGAAAGTGTTGGGATGAAAGATGCACTTAGACGCCTTAAACCTGATTCCATACATGACTTAACAGCTCTTGGTGCGTTATATCGCCCTGGACCTATGGAAAATATTCCAACCTATATAGCTTGTAAGCATAAATTACAGCAGCCTGATTATTTGCATAAGTTGTTAAAGCCTATCTTAGAGGAAACTTATGGAGTAGTGATATATCAAGAACAAGTCCAAAGAATTGCTCAAGTTTTAGCTGGTTATACGCTAGGAGCTGCTGATTTGCTTCGTAGAGCCATGGGTAAGAAAATTAAATCTGAGATGGAACAAcaagaagaaatttttgttaaaggtGCAATAgctaataatatttctaaggCTCAAGCTAAATCTATTTTCGCCACTGTCGCTAAATTTGCTGGTTATGGTTTTAACAAGGCACATCCCGCAGCTTACGGGGTTATTTCATATCAAACAGCATATCTTAAAGCTAATTATCCAGCAGAATTCGTAGTTGCATGCTTAAATCTTGAACTAAATAATCgcgataaaattaatttattcctGCAAGAAGcaaaagataataatataaaaatcattgcaccgaatattaatatttctgaTGGATATTTTAGTGTAAAGTCTGTCATACCGCGGCTTGACCTCGGTATCCATGGAGACCAATTAAAAGACACCGCGGTCAAGCCGCGGTATGACATTGATAGTTCTATAATCTTCGCACTTGGAGCTATAAAAGGAGTCACGCCGAATTTTGGTAAGCTAGTAACAGATGAAAGAAATGCAAGAGGTGCTTTTAAATCGATTGTTGATTTTATTGAGAGATTACCACCAAAAGCTATCAACAGTAAATTACTTGAAAATCTAATTAAAGCTGGCTGTTTTGATGAATTACATGATAATAGATTGCAATTATTTTGA